A window from Nitrospirota bacterium encodes these proteins:
- a CDS encoding DEAD/DEAH box helicase, translating into MTTDELEKLLAAQPVALLHRLARGRVHRHFRLGKRRLVELLLRHSAENRAGLESDLHTLIQERVNRQSPSEPRLADHPRSAKPSRRHDHAPTQPGKTHARPPEPESSEPACTLASWLEGLGVPEPKPFVPDAWQEEALARLAETDVIVSVPTGSGKTYVAIEAARRAMDDNRTVIYTSPLKALSNTKFTEFSRLFGADKVGILTGDRRDNAQAPLLIMTTEILRNLLYDAAGGEIDVRLDTLGLVIMDESQYLADPERGVVWEETIIFCPSQARLLLLSASIGNPHDIADWLTSIRPTPCHLVKHAKRSVPLRAGYLHPNGKLVPLFRTAGIPYGHPGALHPEAKRLFAHYEDETLPPRSR; encoded by the coding sequence ATGACGACCGACGAACTTGAAAAACTGCTGGCCGCGCAGCCCGTCGCCTTGCTGCATCGCCTGGCGCGGGGACGAGTGCATCGCCATTTCCGGTTGGGCAAGCGACGCCTGGTCGAACTGCTCCTTCGGCATTCCGCCGAAAACCGGGCAGGACTGGAGTCGGACCTCCACACGCTCATCCAGGAACGGGTCAACCGCCAGTCTCCATCGGAGCCGAGGCTTGCGGACCACCCGCGCTCGGCGAAACCCAGCCGCCGGCATGACCACGCGCCGACTCAACCCGGGAAGACCCACGCCAGACCGCCGGAACCGGAATCTTCGGAGCCGGCCTGCACCCTCGCTTCATGGCTGGAAGGTCTCGGCGTGCCTGAGCCGAAGCCGTTCGTCCCTGACGCCTGGCAGGAAGAAGCGCTGGCCCGCCTGGCCGAAACGGATGTCATCGTGAGCGTGCCGACCGGCAGCGGCAAAACGTATGTCGCGATCGAGGCGGCGCGGCGGGCGATGGACGACAATCGGACGGTGATCTATACCTCCCCGCTGAAGGCCCTCTCGAACACCAAATTCACCGAATTCTCGCGCCTCTTCGGGGCCGACAAGGTCGGTATTCTGACCGGAGACCGGCGGGACAATGCTCAGGCCCCGCTGCTGATCATGACGACGGAGATTCTCCGGAATCTGCTCTACGATGCGGCGGGCGGTGAAATCGACGTGCGGCTGGATACGTTGGGCTTGGTCATCATGGATGAATCGCAGTATCTGGCCGATCCGGAACGCGGAGTGGTGTGGGAAGAGACCATCATTTTTTGTCCCTCGCAGGCCCGGTTGCTGCTGCTTTCAGCCTCCATCGGGAACCCGCACGACATCGCCGACTGGCTGACCTCGATCCGGCCGACCCCCTGCCACTTGGTCAAGCACGCGAAACGGTCCGTGCCGCTGCGCGCCGGGTACCTGCATCCAAACGGCAAACTGGTCCCGCTGTTTCGAACGGCCGGTATTCCCTACGGTCATCCCGGCGCGCTGCACCCGGAAGCCAAACGACTGTTCGCCCATTACGAAGACGAGACCCTCCCTCCGCGGTCCCGCTAA